Genomic segment of Photobacterium profundum SS9:
CCCAAGCCATCAGCGCCTACTAGTGCTGAAATCACCACCATAGACAACGACAACATAATACACTGCGTTATTCCTGCCATAATGTTTGGCATTGCCGCCGGAAGCTCAACTTTGAACAACAACTTCATTCGGCTGGCACCGAATGCTCTCCCCGCCTCGACCAGTTCTTCCGGTACTCGGCTAATGCCTAAATAGGTCAGGCGAATTGGAGCGGCAATGGCAAAAATAATGGTAGAGATAAGGCCAGGCACAACGCCTAAACCAAATAACACCAAGGTTGGGATAAGATAGACAAATGTCGGTATTGTCTGCATCAAATCAAGGATCGGTCGCATGATGGTGTACAGCCAAGGTCTATGTGCCGCGGCAATCCCTATAGGCACACCCACTATTACCGAAAACATTGTTGCACTTAATACCAGCACAAAAGTCTCTATCATTTCTTCCCAGTAACCAAGGTTCATGATCAGCAGCAGTGCAGCAACAACAAAGATAACTAATGAGAGGCTTCGGTGAAGGAACCATGCCAAAAGAGCAGTCATGACGATGGGAACCGCAGGCGGAAACCATTTAAATAAGTCGACCAATAACATGATCATTGATTCGAGGGTGTATGAAAGCGAGTCAAAAAATCCTGAGGCATTATAGGTAAGCCAATCGACGAAAGTTGCCATCCACTCACCTAGCGGGATCTTATGCTCTGTAATAAAGTCCACTGTTACTCCTTAATGGTCTTAATTGTATTTGTATATATATAAATTGGTATTGGTATTTTAGGTCGTTCTGTATGTAACGATAGCGCCGACTCACTGCCACGCATTACGGTGGCAGTAGAATCAGTCAATATTGGCTGCTTTATATTAGATATTCAGATAAGTCTTCACGGCTTCATCAGCATTGCTGCCATCACGTGCAGTTACTTTATCGAGCCATTGCTCTAATATTTGCGGGTTGGCTTTTAGCCACGCTTTTGCTGCAGCATCTGGCTTAGCTTTGTCGTCTAAGATATTGCCCATCAATTGGCTTTCCATTTCTAGGCTAAAGCTCAGATTTTGCAATAATTGACCAACATTCGAACACGTTTTCAAATAGCCTTGGCGAACATTAGTGTGGACACTTGCCCCACCATAGTTCGGACCAAAAAAGTCATCACCACCGTCTAGATAAACCATGTCAAAGTTACTGTTCATTGGATGAGGTGCCCAGCCTAGAAAAGCAATCCACTGTTCACGGTCAACCGCTCGTTTTACTTGCGACATCATGCCTGCTTCACTTGATTCAACTAAACGGAAGCTTTTCAGATCAAATGCATTCTGATCGAGCATGTCTTGGATCAGGCGATTACCATCGTTACCCGGTTCAATGCCATAAATGCGACCGCGAAATTCATCTTTGTGTTTTGCCAGATCAGCAAAGCTACGTACACCGGCATCGTAAACATATTTGGGTACAGCAAGGGTGTACTTCGCCCCTTCTAAGTTAGCGCGAACAGTTTCAACTGAACCATCTTGGTGATATTTGGCAATATCTGCTTCCATGGTCGGCATCCAGTTACCTAAAAAAACATCGATATCTTTATTTGCCATGGCAGAATATGTGACAGGTACAGACAACAGCTGCGTTGATGTTTGGTAACCAAGACCTTTAAGCACTTCGCTAGTAACCGCAGTTGTCGCGGTAATATCTGTCCAA
This window contains:
- a CDS encoding choline ABC transporter substrate-binding protein; this translates as MKTNTAIKHTIISSTALLLSFSASTAFAAQCDTVRFSDVGWTDITATTAVTSEVLKGLGYQTSTQLLSVPVTYSAMANKDIDVFLGNWMPTMEADIAKYHQDGSVETVRANLEGAKYTLAVPKYVYDAGVRSFADLAKHKDEFRGRIYGIEPGNDGNRLIQDMLDQNAFDLKSFRLVESSEAGMMSQVKRAVDREQWIAFLGWAPHPMNSNFDMVYLDGGDDFFGPNYGGASVHTNVRQGYLKTCSNVGQLLQNLSFSLEMESQLMGNILDDKAKPDAAAKAWLKANPQILEQWLDKVTARDGSNADEAVKTYLNI
- the choW gene encoding choline ABC transporter permease subunit, yielding MDFITEHKIPLGEWMATFVDWLTYNASGFFDSLSYTLESMIMLLVDLFKWFPPAVPIVMTALLAWFLHRSLSLVIFVVAALLLIMNLGYWEEMIETFVLVLSATMFSVIVGVPIGIAAAHRPWLYTIMRPILDLMQTIPTFVYLIPTLVLFGLGVVPGLISTIIFAIAAPIRLTYLGISRVPEELVEAGRAFGASRMKLLFKVELPAAMPNIMAGITQCIMLSLSMVVISALVGADGLGKPVVRALNTVNISQGFEAGLAIVLVAIILDRLCKTPASQSREG